A window from Citrus sinensis cultivar Valencia sweet orange chromosome 5, DVS_A1.0, whole genome shotgun sequence encodes these proteins:
- the LOC107177273 gene encoding uncharacterized protein LOC107177273 — MSNRKRKLIADESDEEVGDSDLNLLIPTNFLRPSSSVGPSHGRDTLEYPRPSVVSPSPELELVGDRGGPASGSGENHSFGGVGVPEGVGDGEGSSSGPSRPPRRRNLGHRVEANSYSIDHITCATTQTDLFKLRNLYNIPEEVLLVVPGKGDVPSRPPRGYVTMHLESFRLGARLPLQRYFAKILGGMHLAPGQLHPNGWRVLSAMFVLWERCGSEEPSFVEVKHLYQLRSSPKEAGWYYFMSSSAKRKPITGFPSSCKNWKNKFFFAGGSWCPAALSLGGDIYLPTHFVTPGRSFFA, encoded by the coding sequence ATGTCAAATCGGAAGAGGAAGCTAATTGCTGATGAGAGTGACGAAGAAGTAGGGGATTCAGACCTTAACTTGTTAATACCCACTAATTTTTTACGCCCCTCTAGTAGTGTAGGCCCCTCCCATGGTAGGGATACCCTTGAGTACCCACGCCCCTCGGTTGTTTCTCCCTCCCCCGAACTAGAGCTTGTAGGGGATAGAGGTGGACCTGCGTCGGGTTCTGGTGAGAACCATAGCTTCGGTGGGGTTGGAGTCCCTGAAGGAGTTGGTGATGGTGAGGGGAGCAGTTCCGGTCCGAGCAGACCTCCTCGGAGAAGGAACCTTGGTCATAGGGTAGAGGCAAATTCCTATTCTATTGACCACATAACTTGCGCCACCACCCAAACTGATCTGTTCAAGCTTAGGAACCTTTACAACATTCCTGAGGAGGTTCTCCTGGTTGTTCCTGGGAAAGGTGATGTTCCTAGTCGGCCTCCGCGGGGGTATGTGACGATGCACCTGGAGAGCTTCAGATTAGGAGCTCGGTTGCCCCTTCAACGCTATTTTGCTAAGATATTGGGCGGTATGCACTTGGCCCCAGGTCAGCTACACCCAAACGGGTGGAGGGTTCTCTCAGCTATGTTTGTGCTGTGGGAAAGGTGTGGATCAGAGGAGCCCTCCTTTGTTGAAGTGAAGCATCTATACCAGCTGAGGAGCAGCCCGAAGGAAGCAGGCTGGTATTATTTCATGTCGAGCTCTGCGAAGAGGAAACCAATCACCGGCTTCCCCTCGTCGTGcaaaaattggaagaacaaatttttctttgctGGGGGAAGTTGGTGCCCTGCAGCTCTTTCGTTGGGTGGTGATATTTACCTTCCAACACATTTTGTCACCCCAGGTCGTTCATTTTTTGCCTAA
- the LOC127902402 gene encoding uncharacterized protein LOC127902402, which produces MEKWALALITAARKLRPYFQAHQIAVMTDQPLRQVLQKANASGRLVKWSVELSEFDLSYKPRGAIKAQALADFMVDRLVPGEEIPEAQPLEQEKPEGVWLVMVDGSRSEQGSRAGVVIRSPEGVEVSYAIKFEFQLTNNQAEYEAFITGLGLAHALRAERVEIRADSQLVCNQLCDQFQVREEKLGLYLKKAKQMVGLFKKVEVKQISQNENYRADMLARMTAIVDPKLPKSVPLEIRTSPSIGEEVEVMKVSTEESWIDPILAYIRDSTLPEDKRQAKKLKCRAARYTLLDEVLYRRGFTLPLLRCLDKEEADYVLREIHEGICGNHSGERTLAFKALRQGYFWPTMHQDTKRMARNCKICESFSEVPAQPPEKLTTMTSPWPFAQWGIDLIGPLPKGRAAATHAIIVIDYFTKSEVLHPRAPQANGQVEAANKVIKKLLKTRLGEKKGAWVDELPGVLWAYRTTHKTATGETPFALAFGHETVAPAEIGVGTHRTELFNEEKNDEQIYLNLDLLEEKREGASQKVVQCQQRVARYYNKKVRMRQFRAGDWVLRKINQNTKDPSHGVLGPKWEGPYRVIRTTGPRAYKLAYLDG; this is translated from the exons ATGGAGAAGTGGGCACTAGCTCTAATAACAGCAGCACGCAAACTCCGACCATATTTCCAAGCCCACCAGATCGCTGTGATGACTGACCAGCCCCTTCGACAAGTGCTTCAGAAAGCAAATGCATCTGGTCGGTTAGTAAAATGGTCCGTGGAACTGAGCGAATTTGACCTGTCCTACAAGCCCCGAGGAGCAATCAAAGCCCAAGCCCTGGCTGATTTTATGGTTGACCGTCTTGTACCAGGGGAAGAAATTCCGGAGGCACAACCATTAGAACAGGAGAAACCAGAGGGGGTATGGCTAGTGATGGTTGATGGGTCACGTAGTGAACAGGGATCCAGAGCAGGAGTTGTAATACGGAGCCCAGAAGGGGTCGAGGTATCCTATGCAATAAAATTCGAGTTCCAGCTTACAAACAACCAAGCTGAATACGAGGCCTTCATCACTGGGCTCGGGCTTGCACACGCACTACGAGCTGAAAGGGTAGAAATCCGAGCAGATTCTCAGCTAGTCTGCAATCAGCTCTGCGACCAGTTCCAAGTAAGGGAAGAAAAGTTGGGGCTTTATCTGAAAAAGGCGAAGCAAATGGTCGGACTCTTCAAAAAGGTAGAGGTAAAGCAGATATCTCAGAATGAAAATTACCGAGCAGATATGTTGGCAAGAATGACTGCAATTGTAGACCCAAAGTTACCTAAGTCAGTTCCATTGGAGATAAGGACCTCGCCGAGTATAGGGGAGGAAGTTGAGGTAATGAAAGTAAGCACTGAAGAATCCTGGATAGACCCGATTCTCGCATACATTCGGGATAGCACTCTACCGGAGGACAAAAGgcaagcaaaaaaattaaaatgccgAGCAGCAAGGTACACGCTACTTGATGAGGTGCTCTACCGCCGAGGATTCACCTTACCACTTTTGAGATGTCTAGATAAGGAGGAGGCCGATTATGTACTAAGGGAGATTCATGAAGGAATATGTGGAAATCATTCGGGAGAAAGAACTTTAGCCTTCAAGGCACTCCGGCAAGGATACTTTTGGCCCACCATGCACCAGGATACGAAAAGGATGGCAAGGAATTGTAAAATCTGCGAAAGCTTCTCAGAGGTTCCTGCACAACCTCCAGAAAAGCTGACCACTATGACATCCCCATGGCCTTTTGCTCAATGGGGAATCGACCTGATTGGTCCGTTACCAAAGGGCCGAGCAGCGGCAACACATGCAATTATAGTAATAGACTACTTCACCAA ATCTGAAGTTCTGCACCCCCGCGCTCCCCAGGCAAATGGACAAgtggaagcagccaacaaagtAATAAAGAAACTCCTGAAAACAAGACTGGGAGAGAAGAAGGGAGCTTGGGTCGACGAGCTACCAGGAGTACTGTGGGCTTACCGGACAACTCACAAAACCGCCACAGGGGAAACCCCGTTTGCTTTAGCTTTTGGCCATGAAACAGTAGCCCCAGCAGAAATTGGAGTAGGAACGCATCGAACAGAACTTTTTAATGAGGAGAAAAATGATGAGCAGATTTACTTGAACCTGGACCTGTTGGAGGAGAAAAGGGAAGGGGCCTCACAGAAAGTGGTCCAATGTCAGCAGAGGGTCGCgcgttattacaacaagaaaGTACGCATGAGGCAGTTCAGAGCTGGGGATTGGGTGCTTAGGAAGATAAATCAAAACACTAAGGATCCTTCCCATGGCGTGCTCGGTCCGAAATGGGAAGGTCCGTACAGGGTGATACGAACGACTGGACCAAGAGCTTACAAACTAGCATACCTAGACGGATGA